One part of the Leptolyngbyaceae cyanobacterium genome encodes these proteins:
- a CDS encoding GTP-binding protein, whose translation MRSTSSTGSKQETHFSHARSSIRRALSGYSPKIRASLRQEMEVLTNTLQKLDQGVIRIAAFGLVSRGKSALLNALLGQKILQTGPLHGVTQWPRSVRWTPDRGGKVQVELIDTPGLDEIEGQARAKMARDVARQADLILFIVAGDITRTEYQALCELRQAQKPIVLVFNKIDLYPEQDRQTIYENLQLLGAGSSSGKRLEQLLSPDEIVMVAAEPAPVQVRVEWPDGKITYEWESLPPQIDELKEKILSILNREGRSLLALNALVQAREAESAIARKMLELREKEAEDLIWKFTKYKALAVALNPIAILDILGGTIADLALIRELARLYNLPMTSYEAGKLWKTILLSAGGLLLSELGSSLLLGFGKSAAVATSGENPSNLTTYGGAAIAQAGVAGYGAYAIGRAAQVYLEQGCTWGALGPNTVIQEILTQVEPNTILYRLRQELGQPN comes from the coding sequence GTGCGTTCAACATCTTCCACTGGTAGCAAACAAGAAACTCACTTCAGCCACGCACGTTCTAGTATCAGGCGTGCTTTATCCGGGTATTCGCCAAAAATTCGGGCATCCCTGCGGCAGGAAATGGAAGTTTTGACCAATACCTTACAAAAGCTAGACCAAGGAGTAATTCGGATCGCGGCTTTTGGTTTGGTAAGTCGCGGGAAATCAGCGCTTTTAAATGCTTTACTGGGACAGAAAATCCTGCAAACCGGGCCACTGCACGGGGTTACTCAATGGCCCCGTTCTGTACGGTGGACTCCCGATCGTGGTGGCAAAGTGCAGGTGGAATTGATCGATACTCCTGGTTTAGATGAGATTGAGGGACAAGCTAGGGCGAAAATGGCGCGAGATGTGGCGCGTCAAGCGGATTTAATTTTATTTATCGTGGCTGGGGATATTACTCGTACGGAGTATCAAGCGTTATGCGAACTGCGACAAGCGCAAAAACCGATCGTTTTGGTGTTTAACAAAATCGATCTTTACCCAGAACAAGATAGGCAAACAATTTATGAAAATTTGCAATTATTGGGTGCTGGTAGTAGTAGTGGGAAGCGGTTAGAACAGTTATTGTCTCCAGATGAAATTGTGATGGTGGCAGCAGAACCAGCGCCAGTACAAGTCAGAGTAGAATGGCCGGATGGTAAAATTACTTATGAGTGGGAGTCGCTACCTCCTCAGATAGATGAATTAAAGGAAAAGATTCTATCTATTTTGAATCGAGAAGGACGATCGCTATTGGCGCTAAATGCTTTAGTGCAAGCAAGAGAAGCAGAAAGTGCGATCGCGCGGAAAATGCTGGAATTACGGGAAAAGGAAGCAGAAGATTTGATTTGGAAGTTTACTAAGTATAAAGCTTTGGCAGTAGCGCTGAATCCGATCGCGATTTTAGATATCCTGGGAGGAACGATCGCAGATTTAGCATTAATTCGCGAACTAGCTCGATTGTACAACCTGCCGATGACTAGTTACGAAGCTGGCAAACTTTGGAAAACCATACTTTTGAGTGCTGGTGGTTTGTTATTAAGCGAATTAGGCAGTAGTTTATTGTTGGGTTTCGGCAAAAGTGCGGCTGTAGCGACCAGCGGTGAGAATCCTTCTAATCTTACTACCTATGGAGGCGCGGCGATCGCGCAAGCTGGAGTAGCTGGTTATGGTGCTTACGCGATCGGTCGTGCCGCTCAGGTATATTTAGAACAAGGTTGTACTTGGGGAGCATTAGGCCCAAACACGGTGATTCAAGAAATTCTTACTCAAGTGGAACCAAACACCATTCTCTATCGCCTGCGTCAAGAATTAGGACAACCAAATTAA
- a CDS encoding TlyA family RNA methyltransferase has protein sequence MTKKRLDHLLVELNLCSSRQLAQRLIRAGEVQVNQQVIDKPGTEVDTSAIIQVKERSPFVSRGGEKLAKALQVFTIPVAGRICLDGGISTGGFTDCLLQAGAKLVYGIDVGYGQVDWRLRNDPRVILRERTNLRYLTPEDLYGDAELPNLGVVDVSFISLTKILPALWNLLQSPREAVLLVKPQFEVGRERVGKKGVVRDTDDQAGAIAQVSTAAQEIGWQYRGLTWSPVTGPAGNIEYLLWLGMDSQNSAPNLDTIKQVAQSAKATLSTSAAIDPPSHI, from the coding sequence ATGACAAAAAAACGGCTCGATCACCTATTAGTTGAGCTAAACTTATGTTCTTCGCGACAGCTAGCACAAAGGCTGATTCGCGCCGGAGAAGTGCAAGTTAATCAGCAGGTAATTGATAAACCGGGTACGGAAGTAGACACATCGGCGATAATTCAGGTAAAAGAGCGATCGCCTTTCGTTTCCAGAGGCGGCGAAAAACTTGCCAAAGCGCTGCAAGTATTTACCATTCCCGTTGCAGGACGCATTTGTTTAGATGGTGGAATTTCTACGGGGGGTTTTACCGACTGTCTGCTGCAAGCTGGCGCAAAACTGGTTTATGGTATTGATGTGGGTTACGGACAAGTTGACTGGCGTTTGCGAAACGATCCGCGAGTGATTTTGCGAGAACGCACCAACCTGCGCTATCTTACGCCTGAAGATCTCTACGGCGATGCAGAACTACCAAATTTAGGAGTAGTGGATGTTTCGTTCATTTCTCTAACAAAAATCCTCCCAGCCCTGTGGAATTTGCTTCAATCTCCCCGTGAAGCTGTTTTACTCGTGAAACCGCAGTTTGAAGTAGGGCGAGAACGGGTTGGCAAAAAAGGTGTAGTGCGAGATACTGACGACCAAGCTGGTGCGATCGCGCAAGTATCTACGGCTGCTCAAGAAATTGGTTGGCAATATCGCGGTTTAACTTGGTCACCTGTCACTGGCCCTGCTGGTAATATAGAGTATCTCTTATGGCTAGGTATGGATAGTCAGAACTCAGCCCCTAATTTAGATACCATCAAACAAGTCGCCCAGTCTGCTAAAGCAACACTCTCCACTTCTGCTGCGATCGATCCTCCCTCACACATCTAA